Proteins encoded within one genomic window of Chloroflexota bacterium:
- a CDS encoding FAD-binding protein yields the protein MPRADVGVVGAGLAGLTAAIGLADAGARVHVLAAGHAATHWAPGTLDVGVARGAVTAGDAVERLAVRPGHPYGSLASGLAESLSEVRCILAAEGLDIAGELTDPLRPMPTSIGATRLAAIVPDGMSGALAPWGPDETLVVCSPAGFRDLWAEAVAASLRRSSSWRGYPGPARVEALTIELPGMAGRRNVNGLELATAFDDPAWRDQALDAIARALDARVRGPGRVALPAILGLQDHPAVLAAARARLPLVPFEVPLVPPSVPGMRMYRALREALRRRGGRIQVGEAVRGSIGPDRRVDELVAPAAARAFVLSVGAVVLATGGIVGGGIVAEADGTLVETVLGLPVEGPPIDAALLGDPFEPSGHPLEVAGVRTDAELRPIAPGRPDPIADNVRIAGSLLAGQRYLREHCGDGIAIASGRSVARSLAGSRAPVATTTDAAAGTVR from the coding sequence CTCGACGTCGGCGTGGCCCGCGGTGCGGTGACGGCCGGCGACGCGGTCGAACGGCTCGCGGTGCGGCCGGGTCATCCGTACGGCTCGCTCGCCTCGGGCCTCGCCGAGAGCCTCAGCGAGGTACGTTGCATCCTCGCCGCCGAGGGTCTCGACATCGCCGGCGAGCTGACGGATCCGCTCCGCCCGATGCCGACCTCGATCGGCGCCACCCGCCTCGCGGCGATCGTGCCGGACGGGATGTCCGGGGCGCTCGCGCCCTGGGGGCCGGACGAGACGCTCGTCGTGTGCAGCCCGGCCGGATTCCGCGATCTCTGGGCGGAGGCGGTCGCGGCGAGCCTCCGTCGCTCGTCGTCGTGGCGCGGCTATCCCGGCCCGGCCAGGGTCGAGGCGCTCACCATCGAGCTGCCGGGCATGGCCGGCCGGCGGAACGTGAACGGTCTCGAGCTCGCGACGGCGTTCGACGACCCAGCGTGGCGAGACCAGGCGCTCGATGCGATCGCGCGGGCGCTCGACGCGCGGGTCCGTGGTCCGGGCCGGGTCGCCCTTCCCGCGATCCTCGGCCTCCAGGACCACCCCGCTGTCCTCGCCGCCGCGCGGGCCCGATTGCCGCTCGTCCCGTTCGAGGTTCCGCTCGTCCCACCGAGTGTGCCCGGGATGCGGATGTATCGCGCCCTGCGCGAGGCGCTCCGGCGCCGCGGCGGTCGGATCCAGGTCGGGGAGGCGGTCCGCGGGTCGATCGGGCCGGACCGGCGCGTCGACGAGCTCGTCGCCCCCGCCGCCGCGCGCGCGTTCGTCCTGTCCGTGGGAGCCGTCGTGCTCGCGACCGGTGGCATCGTCGGCGGCGGGATCGTCGCCGAAGCCGACGGGACCCTCGTCGAGACCGTCCTCGGCCTCCCGGTGGAGGGGCCGCCGATCGATGCGGCGCTGCTCGGCGATCCGTTCGAGCCGAGTGGGCATCCGCTCGAGGTGGCCGGCGTCCGGACGGACGCCGAGCTCCGACCCATCGCGCCCGGTCGCCCGGACCCGATCGCGGACAACGTCCGGATCGCCGGGAGCCTCCTCGCCGGCCAGCGCTACCTCCGGGAGCACTGCGGCGACGGCATCGCGATCGCCAGCGGCCGATCCGTCGCCCGCTCCCTCGCTGGATCGCGCGCGCCGGTCGCGACCACGACGGACGCGGCGGCGGGCACGGTCCGATGA
- a CDS encoding anaerobic glycerol-3-phosphate dehydrogenase subunit C, which yields MIAAPRGSVPIGLSADECLKCNVCTTVCPVARVTDLFPGPKYAGPQAQRFRLGTTLAPGSPGSAALPSPDHTVDYCSGCGFCSTACPADVKIAEMNNRARAALRAGHRPRLRDWLLGQTDLSGRLGTLSAPLANWSLRNGLFRWLIDRVVGIHRHAPLPRFAGRPFRARLGDRHRSADPAGAPPPDRAVVYFHGCAANYYEPHVAKAALDVLERNGFAVIVPPQVCCGLPLISNGLYGSARGRARRNLGVLAAYARAGYRIVGTSTSCTHTLKSEYREMLDLEDDDARVVGEATWDICEFLLDLHDRGRLDTSFGMIERALPYHAPCQLRSHGIGLPALDLFALVPGLDATDMDHDCCGIAGTYGLKSEKYDIAMAVGEPLFRKIRAMGATEAACDSETCRWQIEAATGARLVHPVEILAEAYAAWSGGVAAG from the coding sequence ATGATCGCCGCTCCCCGAGGATCCGTGCCGATCGGCCTGAGCGCCGACGAATGCCTCAAGTGCAACGTCTGCACGACCGTCTGTCCAGTCGCCCGGGTGACGGACCTCTTCCCGGGGCCCAAGTACGCAGGCCCGCAGGCACAGCGGTTCCGGCTCGGCACGACGCTCGCTCCAGGGTCGCCGGGCTCAGCCGCCCTGCCTTCTCCGGACCACACGGTGGACTACTGCTCCGGCTGCGGTTTCTGTTCCACTGCCTGCCCGGCGGACGTGAAGATCGCCGAGATGAACAATCGCGCCCGGGCCGCCCTCCGCGCAGGACATCGGCCGCGGCTGCGCGACTGGCTCCTCGGCCAGACGGACCTCAGCGGTCGGCTCGGCACGCTCAGCGCCCCGCTGGCGAACTGGTCATTGCGGAACGGGCTCTTCCGTTGGCTCATCGATCGGGTCGTGGGGATCCACCGGCACGCACCGCTACCGCGGTTTGCGGGGCGTCCGTTCCGCGCCCGGCTCGGCGACCGGCATCGGTCGGCGGACCCGGCTGGCGCGCCGCCGCCGGACCGCGCCGTCGTGTACTTCCATGGCTGCGCTGCGAACTATTACGAGCCGCACGTCGCGAAGGCGGCGCTCGACGTTCTCGAGCGGAACGGCTTCGCGGTGATCGTCCCGCCGCAGGTGTGTTGCGGCCTGCCGCTCATCAGCAACGGGCTGTATGGCTCGGCGCGCGGCCGGGCCCGGCGGAACCTCGGCGTCCTCGCCGCCTATGCGCGGGCCGGATACCGGATCGTCGGCACGTCGACCTCGTGTACCCACACCCTGAAGTCGGAGTATCGCGAGATGCTCGACCTGGAGGACGACGACGCGCGGGTCGTCGGCGAGGCCACGTGGGACATTTGCGAGTTCCTCCTCGACCTGCACGATCGGGGCCGGCTCGACACCTCCTTCGGCATGATCGAGCGCGCCCTGCCGTACCACGCGCCGTGCCAGCTGCGGAGTCACGGGATCGGCCTGCCGGCGCTCGACCTGTTCGCGCTCGTTCCCGGGCTCGACGCGACGGACATGGATCACGACTGCTGCGGCATCGCCGGGACGTACGGCCTCAAGAGCGAGAAGTACGACATCGCGATGGCCGTCGGCGAGCCGCTGTTCCGGAAGATCCGGGCGATGGGCGCGACCGAGGCCGCCTGCGACTCCGAGACGTGTCGCTGGCAGATCGAGGCGGCGACCGGGGCACGCCTGGTCCACCCGGTCGAGATCCTCGCCGAGGCCTACGCGGCGTGGTCGGGCGGAGTGGCAGCCGGGTGA
- a CDS encoding ketopantoate reductase family protein codes for MVGRSGSRVILVVGAGAVGSFLGSILAAGGADVVLLGRPSPEPVGPASLTLVEPDGSKRTLAVARGGAADSVTVEPDLTILAVKMADLEAAIDVVARWPSTTIVAVENGIGADALLRERRPTGGLVAGSLTTSVERDGATVRRLSQGGIGLAPVRGAVGPRIAALAARLESGGLRVVETADAAAMRWSKLLVNLVGNATSAILDVDPGDVYRDRALFAIERGQLREALEVMRRLGIQPIRLPGADARLLVASTRLPDALVRPVLGRIVAGGRGGKDPSLRRHVRSGRPPTEAAWLNGSVDRAARTIGFRAPLNARLADLVGEVAADPDRRAWFRARPDRLLAELPR; via the coding sequence GTGGTCGGGCGGAGTGGCAGCCGGGTGATCCTCGTCGTGGGCGCGGGAGCGGTCGGGAGCTTCCTCGGCTCGATCCTCGCCGCCGGAGGAGCGGACGTCGTGCTCCTCGGCCGCCCGAGCCCGGAACCCGTGGGGCCGGCATCGCTGACCCTCGTCGAGCCGGACGGATCGAAGCGCACGCTCGCCGTGGCCCGCGGCGGCGCGGCGGACAGCGTCACGGTCGAGCCCGACCTCACGATCCTCGCCGTGAAGATGGCCGACCTCGAGGCCGCGATCGACGTCGTTGCCCGCTGGCCGTCGACGACGATCGTCGCGGTCGAGAATGGGATCGGCGCCGACGCGCTGCTCCGCGAGCGCCGACCGACCGGCGGTCTCGTCGCTGGATCGCTGACGACATCGGTGGAGCGCGACGGCGCTACCGTCCGCCGCTTGTCGCAGGGAGGCATCGGCCTCGCCCCGGTCAGGGGAGCCGTGGGGCCGCGGATCGCCGCCCTCGCCGCGCGGCTCGAGTCGGGCGGTCTGCGTGTCGTCGAGACGGCGGACGCCGCCGCGATGCGCTGGTCGAAGCTCCTCGTCAACCTCGTTGGCAACGCGACGAGTGCGATCCTCGATGTCGATCCGGGCGACGTGTACCGCGATCGAGCGCTCTTCGCCATCGAACGCGGCCAGCTGCGAGAGGCGCTCGAGGTCATGCGCCGGCTCGGGATCCAGCCGATCCGGTTGCCCGGAGCGGACGCCCGGCTTCTTGTGGCATCGACTCGCCTCCCGGATGCCCTGGTGCGGCCCGTGCTCGGCCGGATCGTCGCCGGCGGCAGGGGAGGAAAGGACCCGTCATTGCGGCGGCACGTGCGCAGCGGCCGCCCGCCGACCGAGGCCGCCTGGCTCAATGGATCGGTCGATCGTGCGGCACGGACGATCGGATTCCGGGCACCCCTGAACGCGCGCCTCGCCGACCTCGTGGGCGAGGTCGCGGCCGACCCCGATCGCCGCGCCTGGTTCCGCGCCCGCCCCGACCGGCTCCTCGCGGAACTCCCCCGGTAG
- the plsY gene encoding glycerol-3-phosphate 1-O-acyltransferase PlsY, whose amino-acid sequence MDTTTLGLALVSVVGAYLIGAIPFGVVVAKVSGGPDPRTLGSGRTGGANVLRALGPRAAAAAGLLDLLKGSVAVAIPIALGAGIVVEGLAVLAAIVGHSRSIYIGFHGGRGVSPAFGSLLVLAPLVALVIVPVFAAIIALTRYSSLGSLAASALAGILLVILVVVGGLPPSHLIYAIGGPALIWLFHADNIGRLLAGKERTIDQRS is encoded by the coding sequence ATGGACACGACGACGCTCGGCCTGGCGCTCGTCTCGGTCGTGGGCGCCTATCTAATCGGCGCGATACCGTTCGGCGTCGTCGTCGCCAAGGTGTCGGGTGGGCCGGATCCGCGGACCCTCGGCAGCGGTCGGACCGGCGGGGCGAATGTCCTGCGGGCGCTCGGGCCGCGGGCGGCCGCCGCCGCCGGGCTGCTCGACCTGCTCAAGGGCAGCGTGGCCGTGGCGATCCCGATCGCCCTCGGCGCGGGGATCGTCGTCGAAGGCCTCGCCGTCCTCGCCGCGATCGTCGGCCACAGCCGCTCGATCTACATCGGCTTCCACGGTGGCCGGGGCGTGTCCCCGGCGTTCGGCTCGCTCCTCGTCCTCGCCCCACTCGTCGCGCTCGTGATCGTGCCGGTCTTCGCCGCGATCATCGCCCTGACGCGCTACTCGTCGCTCGGATCGCTCGCCGCGTCGGCCCTCGCCGGGATCCTCCTCGTGATCCTCGTCGTCGTCGGCGGCCTGCCACCGTCTCACCTCATCTACGCCATCGGCGGACCGGCCCTCATCTGGCTGTTCCACGCCGACAACATCGGCCGGCTGCTCGCCGGGAAGGAACGGACGATCGACCAGCGCTCCTGA
- a CDS encoding helix-turn-helix domain-containing protein — protein MASMAVSELGPMLTATEVAQMLHLHVNTVKRLGDRGELPFYRVCKRGDRRFRLDDIMAFLARNR, from the coding sequence ATGGCATCGATGGCCGTCAGCGAACTTGGACCCATGCTCACCGCGACCGAGGTGGCGCAGATGCTCCACCTCCACGTCAACACGGTGAAGCGGCTCGGCGATCGTGGCGAGCTGCCCTTCTACCGCGTCTGCAAGCGGGGCGATCGGCGGTTCCGGCTCGACGACATCATGGCCTTCCTCGCCCGCAACCGCTGA
- a CDS encoding aspartate aminotransferase family protein → MTTPTDDRLDFAALSRPHLTPVLGRYFERSWSHGEGHRLYDTDGRAYLDFANGIAVSALGHHHPAVTKAIHEQVDRLIVPTGAIGYAEPVARLATELAATFPEPLDTVFFLNSGSEAIEGALKLARRVTGRPAIVAFRGAFHGRTLGATSVTSSNLNYRRGYEPLLPEVHLIPFPAVYGDFGGDEELATRVCLDELRALTASTVPAESIAGILIEPVQGEGGYRPAPAAFLHGLRAFCDEHGILLIADEVQTGFGRTGRMWAFEHAAIVPDVVCLAKAIANGLPLSAIVSARPLQERWGRGAHGSTYGGNPVACAAGLAVVRTIREQGLVENAAARGAELTAGLRRLMAEDDRIGDVRGPGLMVGVEFVADRATKAPDGQTCDALVARCADDGLLVLSCGVAHQVVRWIPPIDVTSAEILEALEIFGDALSRIPRLEGVGS, encoded by the coding sequence ATGACGACGCCGACCGACGACCGCCTCGACTTCGCCGCCCTCTCGCGTCCGCACCTCACCCCCGTCCTTGGTCGCTACTTCGAGCGGAGCTGGAGTCACGGCGAGGGCCACCGCCTCTACGACACGGACGGCCGGGCGTACCTCGACTTCGCGAACGGCATCGCCGTCTCGGCACTCGGCCACCATCATCCGGCGGTCACGAAGGCGATCCACGAACAGGTGGACCGACTCATCGTCCCGACCGGCGCGATCGGCTATGCGGAACCGGTCGCACGGCTCGCGACCGAGCTCGCAGCGACGTTCCCGGAGCCGCTCGACACGGTGTTCTTCCTCAACTCGGGGTCGGAGGCGATCGAAGGCGCGCTCAAGCTCGCCCGGCGGGTCACCGGCCGTCCGGCGATCGTCGCGTTCCGCGGTGCGTTCCATGGTCGGACTCTCGGGGCGACGTCCGTCACGAGCTCCAATCTCAACTACCGGCGGGGATATGAACCGCTCCTGCCGGAGGTCCACCTCATCCCATTCCCCGCCGTCTATGGCGACTTCGGTGGCGACGAGGAGCTGGCGACACGCGTCTGCCTCGACGAGCTGCGGGCCCTGACTGCGAGCACGGTCCCGGCCGAATCGATCGCCGGAATCCTCATCGAGCCCGTCCAGGGCGAGGGCGGCTACCGCCCGGCGCCGGCGGCCTTCCTGCACGGCCTGCGGGCGTTCTGCGACGAGCACGGCATCCTCCTCATTGCGGACGAGGTGCAGACGGGCTTCGGCCGGACCGGGCGGATGTGGGCCTTCGAGCACGCCGCCATCGTCCCCGATGTCGTCTGCCTCGCCAAGGCGATCGCGAACGGCCTTCCACTCTCGGCGATCGTCAGCGCCCGCCCACTCCAGGAGCGCTGGGGGCGGGGCGCCCACGGGTCGACGTACGGCGGCAACCCGGTGGCTTGCGCGGCGGGTCTCGCGGTGGTCCGCACGATCCGCGAGCAGGGGCTCGTCGAGAACGCGGCCGCGCGTGGTGCCGAGCTCACGGCGGGGCTCCGCCGGCTCATGGCCGAGGACGACCGGATCGGCGACGTCCGGGGGCCGGGTCTCATGGTCGGGGTGGAGTTCGTCGCTGATCGGGCGACGAAGGCTCCTGACGGGCAGACCTGCGATGCGCTCGTCGCCCGCTGCGCGGACGACGGCCTCCTCGTCCTCAGCTGCGGCGTCGCCCACCAGGTGGTCCGCTGGATCCCGCCGATCGACGTGACGAGCGCGGAGATCCTCGAGGCGCTCGAGATCTTCGGCGATGCCCTGAGCCGGATCCCGCGCCTGGAGGGCGTCGGGTCCTGA
- a CDS encoding GMC family oxidoreductase: MTPPPPPDPSRPVSWSGMELAILAAIADTFAIATAPGDAERRAELATAAIDRLDPGQANQLRLVLRLMRSSAVSLAVVGRPTPFDRLDRRGRERYLLRWATSPVPLQRAAFQALKKLSCFLAYADPGIGAPNPRWAEVGYRPPLEPVTPDPTPIVPLDTSAVDFLDADVVIVGSGAGGGVAAAELARAGRSVVVLEAGQFVPEPEMPTDELAAYDRLYLDHGLTATADGAVSVLAGSGVGGGTTINWMTSIPLQPAVRTEWVRDHGLDGLDGAEFGADLAALEAELRLQGPPNVPPKDAAILRGAAALGWEAAETRRNGSGCGDCGSCPFGCRRGAKQSGLRVHLAAAWRAGARIVADATVGRVLISGGRVTGVEGTLVGGRRLAVHARQVVVAAGALRTPAVLARSGVGHPAVGRFLRLHPVAVVGAFFDAPVEMWSGTMQAARSLEFLESRSTDGSGFVIESAPGHPGLIALAFPWESGQAFGRLMGRVRNVAPLIAICRDLGSGQVGLTASGQVRIDYRVGPTEIDTLRRGLVALARLGRAAGARELVALGTPAAWSRDTEDRVFAAYLDRLARFDFGPNRGLVFSAHQMGTARMGTSRRDHVCDERGRVRADARGRLVDGLYVADTSLFPTAIGVNPMLTAMLLARRVSRTVVAEA; encoded by the coding sequence GTGACGCCGCCTCCGCCGCCGGATCCGTCGCGCCCTGTCTCATGGTCCGGGATGGAGCTCGCGATCCTCGCCGCGATCGCGGACACGTTCGCCATCGCCACGGCGCCCGGCGACGCCGAGCGCCGGGCCGAACTCGCCACCGCCGCGATCGACCGGCTCGACCCGGGGCAGGCGAACCAGCTCCGGCTCGTCCTCCGGCTCATGCGGTCCTCGGCCGTGAGCCTGGCCGTGGTGGGCCGGCCGACGCCGTTCGACCGCCTCGATCGACGCGGGCGAGAGCGATACCTTTTGCGCTGGGCGACGTCCCCGGTCCCGCTCCAGCGAGCCGCGTTTCAGGCCCTCAAGAAGCTGTCGTGTTTCCTCGCCTACGCGGATCCGGGGATCGGAGCGCCGAATCCCCGGTGGGCGGAGGTCGGTTATCGGCCGCCGCTCGAGCCGGTCACGCCTGATCCGACGCCGATCGTCCCGCTCGACACCTCCGCGGTCGATTTCCTCGATGCGGATGTCGTCATCGTCGGGTCCGGAGCGGGCGGCGGGGTCGCCGCGGCCGAGCTCGCCCGGGCCGGCCGTTCTGTCGTCGTCCTCGAGGCGGGCCAGTTCGTGCCAGAGCCGGAGATGCCGACTGATGAGCTCGCCGCGTACGACCGACTGTACCTCGATCACGGCCTGACGGCGACGGCAGACGGCGCGGTGTCGGTCCTCGCCGGTTCCGGCGTCGGTGGCGGCACGACGATCAACTGGATGACCTCCATCCCCCTCCAGCCCGCGGTCCGCACCGAGTGGGTCCGCGACCACGGGCTCGATGGGCTCGACGGGGCTGAGTTCGGGGCCGACCTTGCGGCCCTCGAGGCGGAGCTCCGGCTGCAGGGACCGCCGAACGTCCCGCCGAAGGACGCGGCGATCCTCCGGGGAGCGGCCGCGCTCGGCTGGGAGGCGGCGGAAACCCGCCGCAACGGCAGCGGCTGCGGCGACTGTGGGTCATGCCCGTTCGGCTGCCGGCGCGGCGCGAAGCAGAGCGGCCTTCGTGTCCACCTCGCGGCGGCATGGCGGGCCGGGGCGAGGATCGTCGCCGATGCGACGGTGGGGCGAGTCCTCATCTCCGGCGGCCGCGTCACGGGCGTCGAGGGGACGCTCGTCGGCGGACGTCGGCTCGCCGTCCACGCCCGCCAGGTGGTCGTTGCCGCGGGAGCGCTCCGGACGCCCGCGGTCCTCGCCCGGAGCGGGGTCGGCCATCCCGCCGTCGGGCGGTTCCTCCGGCTCCATCCGGTCGCCGTCGTCGGCGCCTTCTTCGACGCGCCGGTCGAGATGTGGTCCGGAACCATGCAGGCGGCACGCTCGCTCGAGTTTCTCGAGTCGCGTTCGACGGATGGATCGGGATTCGTGATCGAGTCGGCGCCCGGGCATCCCGGGCTCATCGCGCTCGCGTTCCCCTGGGAGTCGGGGCAGGCGTTCGGCCGGCTCATGGGACGGGTTCGGAACGTCGCACCGCTCATCGCCATCTGCCGCGACCTCGGTTCGGGGCAGGTGGGACTGACCGCGAGCGGTCAGGTGCGAATCGACTATCGCGTCGGCCCGACGGAGATCGACACGCTCCGGCGGGGCCTCGTCGCCCTCGCCCGGCTCGGCCGGGCAGCCGGGGCCCGCGAGCTCGTCGCACTCGGCACGCCGGCGGCTTGGTCCCGGGACACCGAGGACCGGGTATTCGCGGCGTACCTCGATCGGCTCGCCCGATTCGACTTCGGACCGAACCGCGGCCTCGTCTTCTCGGCCCATCAGATGGGCACGGCCCGGATGGGAACGTCGCGGCGGGACCACGTCTGCGATGAGCGAGGCCGGGTCCGCGCCGACGCGCGCGGCCGTCTCGTGGATGGACTCTACGTCGCAGACACGTCGCTCTTCCCGACCGCCATCGGCGTCAATCCGATGCTGACGGCGATGCTTCTCGCCCGCCGGGTGTCGCGGACGGTCGTCGCCGAGGCGTGA
- a CDS encoding EamA family transporter, whose translation MSATPLALWAGLATLYVVWGSTYIGIKIAVETMPPFLMASGRFFLAGLLLLGYSVIREGRPALAVTRREVRDSFIVGALLLGGGMGMVALGERTVPSGITALLIALMPVWVAVLGRIVFGERLPRIVVVGIALGVVGVAILVAPAGGTLALDPGGLLAVLISPICWASGSLYSSHRARLPRLPLVATAIQMLCGGVVLAVMALITDEARGFSLAAVTPASWAALAYLVTIGSGIGYTTYVWLLRVAPLPKVATYAYVNPIVAFVLSAIFLGEALSGRTVVAAVVIVGAVALIVTARSRTAPPARVARPATPAVVDEAGEVV comes from the coding sequence ATGTCGGCGACACCACTCGCCCTGTGGGCCGGTCTCGCGACGCTGTATGTCGTCTGGGGCTCGACGTACATCGGGATCAAGATCGCCGTCGAGACGATGCCGCCGTTCCTCATGGCGTCGGGGCGCTTCTTCCTCGCCGGACTCCTCCTGCTCGGCTATTCCGTCATCCGCGAAGGACGCCCGGCCCTCGCGGTCACGCGGCGAGAGGTCCGCGATTCGTTCATCGTGGGCGCCCTCCTCCTCGGGGGCGGCATGGGCATGGTCGCCCTCGGCGAGCGGACGGTGCCGTCGGGGATCACCGCCCTGCTCATCGCGCTCATGCCGGTCTGGGTCGCGGTCCTCGGCCGGATCGTGTTCGGCGAACGCCTGCCGCGGATTGTGGTCGTCGGGATCGCCCTCGGCGTGGTCGGCGTGGCGATCCTCGTCGCCCCGGCAGGCGGAACCCTTGCCCTCGACCCCGGCGGACTCCTCGCGGTCCTCATCTCGCCGATCTGCTGGGCATCGGGCTCGCTCTACTCGTCGCATCGAGCGCGGCTGCCGCGCCTGCCGCTCGTCGCGACGGCGATCCAGATGCTGTGCGGCGGTGTGGTCCTCGCGGTCATGGCGCTCATCACCGACGAGGCTCGTGGCTTCTCGCTCGCCGCGGTCACGCCGGCTTCGTGGGCTGCGCTCGCCTATCTCGTGACGATCGGCAGCGGCATCGGCTACACGACGTACGTCTGGCTCCTCCGGGTGGCACCGCTCCCCAAGGTCGCGACGTACGCCTACGTCAACCCGATCGTCGCCTTCGTCCTCAGTGCGATCTTCCTCGGTGAGGCGCTGTCCGGGCGGACGGTGGTCGCGGCGGTGGTCATCGTCGGTGCGGTCGCCCTCATCGTCACGGCCCGAAGCCGGACCGCCCCGCCAGCCCGCGTTGCCCGACCCGCGACGCCCGCCGTCGTCGACGAGGCCGGCGAGGTCGTCTGA
- a CDS encoding methylated-DNA--[protein]-cysteine S-methyltransferase gives MTSTTGDRSTASIEEALRGLAVAAPPTLVGDTLVILGLADDYAPIETAIGPMWVAWNGRGVSTISGTGEASAFEAEFRAALHRPIRRVATLPTRLARVIERRLAGDRRAHVPVDLRGRTAFERAVLDKTSEIPRGEVRPYGWIAAEIGHPAAVRAVGTALAKNPIPLVIPCHRVVRTDGHIGRYSLGGPENKHSLLTWEGADPDRLEALAVSGIRFVGSNTTRVVCHPTCRHARRIVDAHRVPFRSLGDAEARGYRPCRSCRPVRMAA, from the coding sequence ATGACTTCGACCACGGGCGACCGCTCGACGGCTTCGATCGAGGAGGCCCTGCGCGGCCTCGCAGTCGCGGCACCGCCGACGCTCGTCGGCGACACCCTCGTCATCCTCGGCCTCGCCGACGACTACGCGCCGATCGAGACCGCGATCGGGCCGATGTGGGTCGCCTGGAATGGCCGTGGCGTCTCGACGATCTCCGGCACCGGCGAGGCGTCCGCCTTCGAGGCCGAGTTCCGGGCGGCACTCCATCGGCCGATCCGCCGGGTCGCGACGCTCCCCACCCGGCTCGCCCGCGTGATCGAGCGGCGCCTCGCCGGTGATCGCCGGGCTCACGTGCCGGTCGATCTCCGCGGGCGGACGGCCTTCGAGCGGGCCGTCCTCGACAAGACCTCCGAGATCCCCCGCGGTGAGGTCCGGCCGTACGGCTGGATCGCCGCGGAGATCGGCCATCCGGCGGCGGTCCGGGCGGTGGGAACGGCGCTGGCGAAGAATCCGATCCCGCTCGTCATCCCGTGCCACCGGGTGGTCCGGACGGACGGACACATCGGCCGGTATTCGCTCGGCGGGCCCGAGAACAAGCACTCGCTCCTCACCTGGGAGGGTGCCGATCCGGACCGCCTCGAGGCGCTCGCGGTCAGCGGCATCCGCTTCGTCGGGTCCAACACGACCCGGGTCGTCTGCCACCCGACGTGCCGCCACGCGCGGCGGATCGTGGACGCGCACCGCGTTCCGTTCCGGTCGCTCGGTGACGCCGAGGCACGCGGCTATCGCCCCTGCCGATCGTGCCGACCGGTCCGCATGGCGGCCTGA
- a CDS encoding sigma-70 family RNA polymerase sigma factor, translating into MDDDDLLHALARDLDGAFEALVRAHADRCYSIALRFLGDPADAEEIAQDAFVRAHRALGSYGSERIAELRLRAWLATIVINLCRSRVARHRLPTTVLTDAPHLTAAAGPSDTPHERLARRESAAHWAALVAGLPARYRAAVVLRHVDGLSYEEMSEVLGRPEGTIRAQVHRGLALLRAAFEAAEREESIA; encoded by the coding sequence ATGGACGACGACGACCTGCTCCACGCCCTCGCCCGCGACCTCGACGGCGCCTTCGAGGCGCTCGTTCGGGCGCACGCCGACCGCTGCTACTCGATCGCCCTCCGGTTCCTCGGCGACCCGGCGGACGCGGAGGAGATCGCCCAGGACGCGTTCGTCCGCGCACACCGGGCGCTCGGCTCGTACGGATCGGAGCGGATCGCCGAGCTCCGGCTTCGGGCCTGGCTCGCGACGATCGTCATCAACCTCTGTCGGAGCCGGGTCGCGCGCCACCGGCTCCCGACGACGGTGCTCACCGATGCACCGCACCTCACCGCTGCCGCCGGGCCGTCCGACACACCGCACGAGCGGCTCGCCCGGCGCGAGTCGGCCGCGCACTGGGCCGCCCTCGTCGCCGGTCTGCCCGCCCGCTATCGGGCGGCAGTCGTGCTCCGGCACGTCGACGGCCTGTCCTACGAGGAGATGAGCGAGGTCCTCGGCCGGCCGGAGGGCACGATCCGCGCCCAGGTCCACCGGGGCCTCGCCTTGCTCCGCGCCGCCTTCGAGGCGGCCGAACGAGAGGAGTCGATCGCATGA